The Opitutales bacterium ASA1 genome window below encodes:
- a CDS encoding CmpA/NrtA family ABC transporter substrate-binding protein has protein sequence MQYRKKDPNRLRLGYVALTDAAPILVAAELGLFSRHGLQVELSREIGWATLRDKLLYGELDAAHALAGMLFSSALGIDAPAADVMTACVLNLHGNAVTISRNLWDAGVHDVAGLREEVRRLRGTRRLNFGVVYPFSFHHVQLREWLRTGGIDPDKDVRIVVVPPAQMYRNLAAGTIDGCCVGEPWNSVAVAHGAGCIVACSGKQYPHHMEKVLMVRTSFAESRAREHAALVSALIEACAWCDAPANRPALVDLLARPDRLGLAREVLAPALEGRFRLGGGRELVCDDFLVFHRHQANAPRHDRAQTLLHRFVQSGLLADDAAFDSSLLARLFREDLYASITRSHTSPALADA, from the coding sequence ATGCAGTATCGAAAAAAGGATCCCAACCGCCTCCGCCTAGGCTACGTCGCCCTCACCGACGCGGCCCCCATCCTCGTCGCGGCCGAACTCGGCCTCTTCTCCCGCCACGGCCTCCAAGTCGAACTTTCGCGCGAGATCGGCTGGGCCACGCTCCGCGACAAACTGCTCTACGGCGAACTCGACGCCGCCCACGCCCTCGCCGGCATGTTGTTTTCCTCCGCCCTCGGCATCGACGCGCCCGCCGCCGACGTGATGACCGCCTGCGTGCTCAACCTCCACGGCAACGCCGTCACGATCAGCCGCAATCTCTGGGATGCCGGAGTCCACGACGTCGCCGGCCTGCGCGAAGAGGTCCGCCGCCTCCGCGGTACTCGTCGGCTCAACTTCGGCGTGGTCTACCCCTTCTCGTTTCACCACGTGCAGCTCCGCGAATGGCTTCGCACCGGCGGCATCGATCCCGACAAGGACGTCCGTATCGTGGTCGTCCCGCCCGCGCAGATGTATCGCAACCTCGCCGCCGGCACGATCGACGGTTGCTGCGTCGGCGAACCTTGGAATTCCGTCGCCGTCGCCCATGGGGCCGGCTGCATCGTCGCCTGCAGCGGCAAACAATACCCGCACCACATGGAAAAGGTCCTGATGGTGCGCACGTCGTTCGCCGAGTCCCGCGCCCGCGAGCATGCCGCACTCGTCTCCGCCCTCATCGAAGCGTGCGCTTGGTGCGACGCCCCCGCCAACCGCCCCGCACTCGTCGACCTCCTCGCGCGGCCCGACCGCCTCGGCCTCGCCCGCGAGGTGCTCGCGCCCGCTCTCGAGGGACGCTTCCGCCTCGGCGGCGGTCGCGAACTCGTCTGCGACGACTTCCTCGTCTTCCACCGCCACCAAGCCAACGCCCCGCGCCACGACCGCGCGCAGACGCTTCTCCACCGCTTCGTCCAAAGCGGCCTCCTCGCCGACGACGCCGCCTTCGACTCTTCGCTCCTCGCCCGCCTCTTCCGCGAAGACCTCTACGCCTCGATCACCCGCTCGCACACCAGTCCCGCACTCGCCGACGCCTGA
- a CDS encoding CmpA/NrtA family ABC transporter substrate-binding protein, protein MKRIHFHSTPFRLRRAFLALLVPLACVGAAHAQTLEKTELKFGFIKLTDCAPLVIAKEKGFFRDEGLSVEVVAQPNWKTLLDNVISGATDGAHMLSGQPVAATIGIGTQAHVVTAFTMDLNGNAITVSNAVWEAMQLADESLDTPTPPHPITAAALRPVVDDYIAQGKKLQMAMVFPVSTHNYELRYWLAAAGIHPGMYSPADVGGRTGAEIELSVTPPPMMPSTLEAGNIQGYCVGEPWNQQAVAKGIGVPVVTNYDIWKNNPEKVFGVTKAWADAHPHTHVAVVRALIRAGKWLDETDASGAFLNREEACRILSQPNYVGADYSVIKNSMTGTFVFQKTDVRRLPEFNVFFKHHATYPWYSDGVWFLTQMRRWGQIHESRPADWYHETAKKIYLPDVYLQAARELLAEGLIAEADVPWTTDGYKPATADFIDGTTYDGRDPLGYLASFTIGHTD, encoded by the coding sequence ATGAAACGGATACACTTTCACTCGACACCCTTCCGGCTCCGACGCGCGTTCCTCGCGCTCCTCGTTCCACTCGCCTGTGTCGGAGCCGCGCACGCGCAGACCCTCGAGAAGACCGAGCTGAAGTTCGGCTTCATCAAACTCACCGACTGCGCCCCGCTCGTGATCGCCAAGGAAAAGGGATTCTTCCGCGACGAGGGGCTCTCGGTCGAGGTCGTCGCCCAACCGAACTGGAAGACGCTTCTCGACAACGTGATCAGCGGTGCCACCGACGGCGCTCACATGCTCTCCGGCCAGCCCGTCGCCGCCACCATCGGCATCGGCACGCAGGCCCACGTCGTCACGGCCTTCACCATGGATCTTAACGGCAACGCCATCACGGTCTCCAACGCCGTATGGGAAGCCATGCAACTCGCCGACGAGTCGCTCGACACGCCGACACCACCCCACCCCATCACAGCCGCCGCACTCCGTCCCGTGGTCGACGACTACATCGCCCAAGGAAAGAAGCTGCAGATGGCCATGGTGTTTCCCGTATCCACGCACAACTACGAGCTGCGCTACTGGCTCGCCGCCGCTGGCATCCACCCCGGAATGTATTCGCCGGCCGACGTCGGGGGACGCACTGGGGCCGAGATCGAACTCTCCGTCACGCCGCCGCCCATGATGCCGTCCACCCTCGAGGCCGGAAACATCCAGGGATACTGCGTCGGTGAACCATGGAACCAACAGGCCGTCGCCAAGGGCATCGGCGTCCCCGTCGTCACCAACTACGACATCTGGAAGAACAATCCCGAGAAGGTCTTCGGCGTCACCAAAGCCTGGGCCGACGCCCACCCGCACACGCACGTCGCCGTAGTGAGAGCCTTGATACGCGCCGGCAAGTGGCTCGACGAGACCGACGCCTCCGGCGCCTTCCTCAACCGCGAAGAGGCCTGCCGCATCCTCTCCCAGCCCAACTACGTCGGCGCCGACTACTCCGTGATCAAGAACTCCATGACCGGCACGTTCGTCTTCCAGAAGACCGACGTCCGTCGCCTCCCCGAGTTCAACGTCTTCTTCAAACACCACGCCACGTATCCATGGTACAGCGACGGCGTCTGGTTCCTCACCCAGATGCGTCGCTGGGGGCAGATCCACGAGAGCCGGCCCGCCGACTGGTACCACGAAACCGCGAAGAAGATCTACCTGCCCGACGTCTACCTCCAGGCCGCGCGCGAACTGCTCGCCGAAGGCCTCATCGCCGAAGCCGACGTCCCGTGGACCACCGACGGGTACAAGCCCGCCACCGCCGACTTCATCGACGGCACCACCTACGACGGGCGCGATCCTCTCGGCTACCTCGCCTCCTTCACCATCGGACACACCGACTGA
- a CDS encoding LysR family transcriptional regulator, whose product MKAATLDSRQMLAFATVARRGSFTLAAKDLFLTQSAVSHAIKALEDDLGHRLLDRVGKRVMLTQAGEQFLVHVHKVLREMESARSGLDHLANWGHGRLRVGASETACQYLLPGVLREFRQSFPKCVIRIEPGDHMKQLDLLRSGQVDLSVMLRPEGDREFTFLPMFEDELRFVTAPHHRWARAGQVPASEVGEETLLVYNRATYTFRLISDHFRGENVAMGDFIELGSMDAIKELAKTGVGVGIIASWIAREELASGALVSLPLGKKPLRRQWGVGHLRGRRLALGEETFAGLCQEAAGQIRDVPAA is encoded by the coding sequence ATGAAAGCGGCCACGCTCGACAGTCGGCAGATGCTGGCGTTCGCGACGGTGGCGCGTCGCGGCAGCTTCACGCTGGCCGCGAAGGATTTGTTCCTCACGCAGTCTGCGGTGAGCCACGCGATCAAGGCGCTGGAGGACGATCTGGGGCACAGGTTGCTCGATCGTGTGGGCAAACGGGTGATGCTGACGCAGGCGGGAGAGCAGTTCCTGGTGCACGTCCACAAAGTGTTGCGGGAGATGGAGAGCGCGCGCAGCGGGTTGGATCACCTGGCCAACTGGGGTCACGGGCGGTTGCGAGTGGGTGCGAGCGAGACGGCGTGCCAATACCTGCTGCCGGGCGTGCTGCGGGAGTTTCGGCAGAGTTTCCCGAAGTGCGTCATCCGGATCGAACCGGGCGATCACATGAAGCAACTGGACTTGCTTCGCAGCGGGCAGGTGGATCTGTCGGTCATGTTGAGACCGGAGGGCGACCGCGAGTTCACGTTTCTGCCGATGTTCGAAGACGAGCTGCGGTTCGTGACCGCGCCGCACCATCGTTGGGCGCGCGCGGGTCAGGTGCCGGCGTCGGAGGTGGGGGAGGAGACGCTGTTGGTCTACAATCGCGCCACCTACACCTTTCGGCTCATCTCCGACCACTTTCGCGGAGAGAACGTGGCGATGGGCGACTTCATCGAACTGGGCAGCATGGACGCGATCAAGGAGCTGGCGAAGACGGGCGTGGGTGTGGGGATCATCGCGTCGTGGATCGCGCGGGAGGAGCTGGCGAGCGGGGCGCTCGTGTCGCTGCCCTTGGGCAAGAAACCGTTGCGCCGGCAATGGGGCGTCGGGCACCTGCGGGGGCGCCGTTTGGCCTTGGGCGAAGAGACCTTCGCGGGGTTGTGCCAAGAGGCGGCGGGGCAGATACGCGACGTGCCGGCAGCGTGA
- a CDS encoding ABC transporter ATP-binding protein yields the protein MPFLQLQNVSLGFGPHGRRTEVLREVNLSVKENEFVAIIGFSGSGKSTLINLLAGLQNPDTGEVRMDGALVRGPSPERGIVFQNYSLLPWLTVHGNIELAVSRVFPKFSRAERRAHVERYVSMVGLSHAADRRPGQLSGGMRQRVSLARTLAMQPKVLLLDEPLSALDALTRANLQDELLRIWEHDRRTVVMITNDVDEAVLLADRIVPLTVGPGATLAESIPVDIPRPRNRTELNHLPAFRKLKHDTTELLLSFKKDRPRSSGPAPSMPAIPPADFSSGRRIVPTREVA from the coding sequence GTGCCTTTTCTCCAGCTTCAGAACGTCTCCCTCGGCTTCGGGCCGCACGGTCGGCGCACCGAGGTGTTGCGCGAGGTGAACCTCTCCGTGAAGGAGAACGAGTTCGTCGCGATCATCGGTTTCTCCGGCAGCGGCAAGTCCACCCTGATCAACCTCCTCGCCGGTCTCCAGAATCCGGATACGGGTGAGGTCCGCATGGACGGAGCGCTCGTCCGCGGTCCATCCCCCGAACGCGGCATCGTGTTTCAGAACTACTCGCTGCTCCCGTGGCTCACGGTTCACGGCAACATCGAACTCGCCGTCTCCCGCGTGTTTCCGAAGTTCTCCCGCGCCGAGCGACGCGCCCACGTGGAGCGCTACGTCTCCATGGTCGGCCTCTCCCACGCCGCCGATCGTCGCCCCGGTCAGCTCTCCGGTGGCATGCGCCAACGCGTGTCCCTCGCCCGCACGCTCGCCATGCAGCCGAAGGTGCTACTGCTCGACGAACCCCTCTCCGCCCTCGACGCCCTCACCCGCGCCAACCTCCAAGACGAGTTGCTCCGCATCTGGGAACACGACCGCCGCACGGTCGTCATGATCACGAACGACGTCGACGAAGCCGTGCTCCTCGCCGACCGCATCGTCCCGCTCACGGTCGGACCCGGAGCCACGCTCGCCGAATCGATCCCGGTCGACATTCCTCGGCCGCGCAACCGCACGGAACTCAACCACCTCCCCGCCTTCCGCAAGCTCAAGCACGACACCACCGAGTTGCTTCTTTCGTTCAAGAAGGATCGCCCGCGTTCCTCGGGCCCCGCCCCGTCCATGCCCGCGATACCGCCCGCCGACTTTTCCTCCGGCCGCCGCATCGTCCCGACGCGCGAGGTCGCGTAG
- a CDS encoding four helix bundle protein — protein MQNELCGRLLTFALRVAKMTEALPRGLAVRNAADQVVRCSSSAASNYRASQRGRSTRDFLNKVAMALEEADETCFWLEYIEGLEVVPAKRLENLRTEADELVSILASIRKRSSG, from the coding sequence ATGCAGAACGAGCTGTGCGGCCGGTTGCTGACGTTTGCGTTGCGGGTGGCGAAGATGACGGAGGCGCTGCCGCGAGGACTGGCCGTGAGGAACGCTGCGGATCAGGTGGTTCGTTGTTCCAGTTCCGCCGCGTCGAATTATCGCGCCTCGCAGCGGGGTCGATCGACGCGGGACTTTCTCAACAAAGTCGCAATGGCGTTGGAAGAGGCCGACGAGACCTGCTTCTGGCTCGAATACATCGAGGGTCTCGAGGTCGTTCCAGCAAAGCGTCTCGAGAACTTGCGCACAGAGGCCGACGAGCTCGTCAGCATCCTCGCCTCCATCCGAAAGCGATCGAGCGGGTGA
- a CDS encoding alginate export family protein, translating to MKHYVHKRSLLGVLMLALGSTGAQAADSATEALTTGKVSFNARARYEHAAQDGLRDSNALTLRPRLGYTTAAWQGLQAMVEFENVTAIDGDAYNQAGINPGGAGRAVIADPESSEINQAWLSYKSDKFLLKAGRQRLVYDNARFVGDVAWRQNMQTFDAVSLTTNPTDALTVNYAWLSQINRVFGEKSAQGRWDSNSHLLNAAFKAAPGITVTGYAYLLDFENSLANSSATYGVSVVGARTLDKDSGARLSWRVEYAHQTDYADQPLDYAADYHVVEVGYAQKTFNFGTGWEVLGSDDGIKAFATPLATLHAFNGWADLFLGTPAAGIENLYAWVGGTLPGAIGARLVYHDFKAERGSLDYGTEWNVQFTKAIDKNWSVLLKAADFRRDQAFADVTKIWAQVDFAF from the coding sequence ATGAAACACTACGTCCACAAGCGCTCCCTCCTTGGAGTCCTCATGCTCGCCCTCGGTTCGACCGGCGCCCAAGCCGCCGACTCCGCGACCGAGGCTCTCACGACCGGCAAGGTCTCGTTCAACGCCCGCGCGCGCTACGAGCACGCCGCTCAGGATGGCCTGCGCGATTCCAACGCACTCACGCTTCGCCCACGCCTCGGCTACACGACCGCCGCGTGGCAGGGACTCCAGGCCATGGTGGAGTTCGAAAACGTCACCGCGATCGACGGTGACGCCTACAACCAAGCCGGCATCAACCCCGGCGGTGCCGGCCGCGCCGTGATCGCCGACCCCGAGAGCAGCGAGATCAACCAAGCTTGGCTCTCCTACAAGAGCGACAAGTTCCTCCTCAAGGCCGGACGCCAACGCCTCGTCTACGACAACGCCCGTTTCGTCGGAGACGTCGCCTGGCGCCAGAACATGCAGACGTTCGACGCCGTCTCGCTGACGACCAATCCCACCGACGCTCTCACGGTGAACTACGCGTGGCTCTCCCAAATCAACCGCGTGTTCGGCGAAAAGAGCGCCCAAGGCCGGTGGGACTCGAACTCGCACCTGCTCAACGCCGCCTTCAAAGCCGCCCCCGGCATCACCGTCACCGGCTACGCCTACCTGCTCGATTTCGAGAACTCGCTGGCCAACTCCTCCGCCACCTACGGCGTCAGCGTCGTCGGCGCGCGCACGCTCGACAAGGACTCCGGCGCACGCCTGTCGTGGCGCGTCGAATACGCGCACCAAACCGACTATGCCGACCAACCGCTCGACTACGCGGCCGACTACCACGTAGTGGAAGTTGGATACGCGCAGAAGACGTTCAACTTCGGCACCGGCTGGGAGGTGCTCGGATCCGACGACGGAATCAAGGCCTTCGCGACGCCCCTCGCCACCCTCCACGCCTTCAACGGCTGGGCCGACCTCTTCCTCGGCACGCCCGCCGCCGGCATCGAAAACCTCTACGCCTGGGTCGGCGGCACGCTGCCCGGTGCGATCGGCGCCCGCCTCGTCTACCACGACTTCAAGGCCGAGCGCGGCTCTCTCGACTACGGCACGGAATGGAACGTTCAGTTCACGAAGGCTATCGACAAGAACTGGTCCGTTCTCCTCAAGGCCGCCGACTTCCGTCGCGATCAGGCCTTCGCCGACGTCACCAAGATCTGGGCTCAGGTCGACTTCGCTTTCTGA
- a CDS encoding nitrate ABC transporter ATP-binding protein, translating into MRNDRFLEISGLIKEYPNPFGEPLRVIDGFDLLVPQGQLVSIIGHSGCGKSTVLTMIAGLNDITHGGIVVAGREIEGPGPDRAVVFQAPCLLPWMHALDNVLLGVRSVYPHATRRERFQIAEYALHTVGLGESMHKFPRELSGGMQQRVGIARAIALQPKVLLLDEPFGRLDSLTRMELQDVILGILDRQRITTLLITHDVDEAVYMSDRIVMMTNGPRAKVGEILEIDFPRPRDRGLIMADSNFYRYRERLLRFLDDCGHEKAARKQTRPTAHAGV; encoded by the coding sequence ATGCGCAACGACCGCTTTCTCGAAATCTCCGGCCTGATCAAGGAATACCCCAATCCCTTCGGCGAGCCCCTGCGGGTGATCGACGGCTTCGACCTCCTCGTCCCCCAAGGACAGCTCGTGTCGATCATCGGCCACTCCGGCTGCGGCAAGTCCACCGTGCTCACGATGATCGCCGGACTCAACGACATCACCCACGGCGGCATCGTGGTCGCCGGACGCGAGATCGAAGGCCCCGGCCCCGATCGCGCGGTGGTTTTCCAAGCGCCTTGTCTTCTCCCGTGGATGCACGCGCTCGACAACGTCCTGCTCGGCGTGCGCTCGGTCTATCCGCACGCCACGCGCCGCGAGCGTTTCCAAATCGCGGAGTACGCGCTCCACACGGTAGGCCTCGGCGAAAGCATGCACAAGTTTCCCCGCGAGTTGTCCGGTGGCATGCAACAACGCGTCGGCATCGCCCGCGCCATCGCCCTCCAACCCAAGGTGCTGCTCCTCGACGAGCCTTTCGGTCGCCTCGACTCGCTCACGCGCATGGAACTCCAGGACGTGATTCTCGGCATCCTCGACCGCCAACGCATCACCACGCTCCTGATCACCCACGACGTCGACGAAGCCGTCTACATGTCCGACCGGATCGTGATGATGACGAACGGACCACGCGCCAAGGTCGGCGAGATTCTCGAGATCGACTTCCCGCGCCCGCGTGATCGCGGCCTGATCATGGCCGACTCGAATTTCTACCGCTACCGGGAGCGTCTGTTGCGCTTCCTGGACGACTGCGGCCACGAGAAGGCCGCACGCAAGCAGACGCGCCCGACCGCCCACGCCGGGGTTTGA
- the cyoE_1 gene encoding heme o synthase, with protein MLGSLVALTKPRLSTLSVMTAVVAYAAARPPWDWSQALGMVVGTGMAAGGALTLNQWYERDTDCIMERTRDRPLPDGQVTPALALASGMGLSILGTLLLGVGVNMLSAVLAAATIVSYVWIYTPLKHRTRWATEVGAIPGALPPLLGWAAAEGTITTLGWVLFAVLLFWQMPHFFAIGWVYREDYRAAGFPLLPVVDPSGFATAAWSLAHALALLVVSLVPWWLGLAGAVYGIGALVGGLGFAGLAVMFFGSRGVLARTRAARWLFAGSLLYLPVVFTCLLIDRLA; from the coding sequence GTGTTGGGGTCGCTGGTGGCGTTGACGAAGCCGCGGCTGAGTACCCTTTCGGTCATGACGGCGGTGGTGGCCTACGCGGCAGCGCGCCCGCCTTGGGATTGGTCGCAAGCGCTCGGCATGGTCGTGGGCACGGGCATGGCGGCGGGAGGTGCGTTGACGCTCAACCAGTGGTACGAGCGCGACACGGATTGCATCATGGAGCGCACCCGCGACCGGCCGTTGCCGGACGGTCAGGTGACGCCCGCGCTGGCGCTCGCGTCGGGCATGGGGTTGTCGATCTTGGGAACGCTCCTGCTCGGGGTCGGCGTCAACATGCTGTCGGCGGTCTTGGCGGCGGCGACGATCGTTTCCTACGTGTGGATCTACACGCCGTTGAAGCACCGCACGCGGTGGGCGACGGAGGTGGGAGCGATCCCCGGTGCGTTGCCGCCGTTGTTGGGATGGGCGGCGGCCGAGGGCACGATCACGACGCTCGGCTGGGTGCTGTTCGCCGTGCTGCTCTTCTGGCAGATGCCGCACTTCTTCGCCATCGGGTGGGTCTATCGGGAGGACTACCGGGCGGCGGGTTTTCCGCTGCTACCGGTGGTCGATCCGAGTGGTTTCGCGACGGCCGCTTGGTCGCTGGCGCACGCGTTGGCTTTACTCGTGGTATCGCTCGTGCCGTGGTGGCTCGGGCTCGCGGGGGCGGTTTACGGAATCGGCGCGCTCGTGGGTGGGCTCGGGTTTGCGGGATTGGCAGTGATGTTCTTCGGGAGCCGAGGCGTGCTCGCACGTACGCGCGCGGCGCGGTGGTTGTTCGCCGGCTCGCTGCTGTATCTGCCGGTGGTGTTCACCTGTTTGTTGATCGACCGACTGGCGTGA
- a CDS encoding NirA family protein has translation MSSTPTAPAFAGSGFTPEQKEYLQGFMAGVAASGQFPFVGTTTDGRLTADPAAAPGGNFAAPAEETVFGTPLSDLCKEELWKHQENPLDCWERLVAHAEADRVPDAEHTYRFKTHGLFWVSPAQDSFMLRLRVPACEITAHQMHGLAELAHDLGAGCAHVTTRGNLQIREFKPRDIVRVLVRLQELGLTSRGAGADNLRNITASPNSGFDPAELIDVRPFAKALHHYILNHRDLYGLPRKFNVAFDNGGSVSVAADTNDIGFVACRLRDAAPDEVSNFKSETPHPPAPGVYFRVLLGGITGHLDFARDTGLLVRPSEAVAVSVAMIRVFLEHGDRTNRKKARLKYLLEQWGVERFLDETQKKLAFPLRRVPADACVPRAPVVKHGWLGLQRQSQRGFTSLGIGVPVGRMTSRQMHALADLATNYGRGELRLTVWQSVILPHVPDAFALTAKRAVERLGFFVDPHDASGGIVACTGNKGCKYAAADTKGHALALIKTLRDRALDLGAPVNIHFTGCPHSCAQHYCGDIGLLGAKLQDGTEGYHVVLGGGMDHEQGIAREIFRGVRAAEVADLVSRILICWRTHRSAGESFVAWARRHSVGELQERLAS, from the coding sequence ATGTCCAGCACGCCGACCGCTCCCGCCTTCGCCGGCTCCGGCTTCACTCCGGAGCAGAAGGAGTATCTCCAAGGTTTCATGGCCGGCGTGGCCGCTTCCGGGCAGTTTCCCTTCGTCGGCACCACGACCGACGGCCGTCTCACCGCCGATCCCGCCGCGGCGCCCGGTGGCAACTTCGCCGCGCCCGCGGAGGAGACAGTCTTCGGCACGCCGCTCTCGGATCTCTGCAAGGAGGAACTCTGGAAACACCAAGAGAACCCGCTCGATTGCTGGGAACGTCTCGTCGCCCACGCCGAAGCCGACCGCGTGCCCGACGCCGAGCACACCTACCGCTTCAAGACTCACGGGCTGTTCTGGGTATCGCCCGCGCAGGACAGCTTCATGCTCCGCCTCCGCGTCCCGGCCTGCGAGATCACCGCGCACCAGATGCACGGCCTCGCCGAACTCGCGCACGATCTCGGCGCCGGCTGCGCGCACGTCACGACGCGCGGCAATCTCCAGATCCGCGAGTTCAAGCCGCGCGACATCGTCCGCGTCCTCGTCCGCCTCCAAGAACTCGGCCTCACCTCCCGCGGTGCAGGAGCCGACAACCTCCGCAACATCACCGCCTCGCCCAACAGCGGTTTCGATCCCGCCGAACTGATCGACGTCCGTCCCTTCGCCAAGGCCCTCCACCACTACATCCTCAACCACCGCGACCTCTACGGCCTGCCGCGCAAGTTCAACGTCGCCTTCGACAACGGCGGCTCCGTCTCCGTCGCCGCCGACACCAACGACATCGGCTTCGTCGCCTGCCGCCTCCGCGACGCCGCCCCGGACGAGGTCTCGAATTTCAAATCCGAAACCCCACATCCGCCCGCCCCGGGCGTCTACTTCCGGGTTCTGCTGGGCGGCATCACCGGCCACCTCGACTTCGCCCGCGACACCGGTCTCCTCGTCCGCCCCTCCGAAGCCGTCGCCGTATCCGTGGCGATGATACGCGTGTTCCTCGAGCACGGCGACCGCACGAACCGCAAGAAGGCTCGCCTCAAGTACCTGCTCGAGCAGTGGGGCGTGGAACGCTTCCTCGACGAAACGCAGAAGAAACTCGCGTTCCCCCTCCGCCGCGTGCCCGCCGACGCGTGCGTCCCACGCGCACCCGTGGTCAAGCACGGCTGGCTCGGCCTCCAACGCCAGTCCCAGCGCGGGTTCACCTCCCTCGGCATCGGTGTGCCCGTCGGCCGCATGACCTCGCGCCAGATGCACGCCCTCGCCGACCTCGCCACCAACTACGGCCGCGGCGAACTTCGCCTCACGGTCTGGCAGAGCGTGATCCTCCCGCACGTGCCCGACGCGTTCGCCCTCACCGCGAAGCGCGCCGTCGAGCGCCTCGGTTTTTTCGTCGATCCGCACGACGCTTCCGGAGGGATCGTCGCCTGCACCGGCAACAAGGGCTGCAAGTACGCCGCCGCCGACACGAAGGGGCACGCCCTCGCGCTGATCAAGACGTTGCGCGACCGCGCCCTCGATCTCGGCGCTCCCGTCAACATCCACTTCACCGGCTGCCCCCACTCCTGCGCCCAACACTACTGCGGCGATATCGGCCTGCTCGGCGCGAAACTCCAGGACGGCACCGAAGGCTACCACGTCGTGCTCGGCGGAGGCATGGACCACGAGCAGGGCATCGCTCGCGAGATCTTCCGCGGTGTCCGCGCCGCCGAGGTCGCCGACCTCGTATCCAGAATCTTGATATGCTGGCGGACCCACCGCTCCGCCGGCGAGAGCTTCGTCGCTTGGGCCCGCCGCCATTCCGTCGGCGAACTGCAAGAGCGACTCGCCTCCTGA